DNA sequence from the Chitinophaga flava genome:
ATTATACCGTTACCGGCAGTGAAATGCTGACCACACTCGACAATAAAAAAGTGGACTGCTGGAAACTGCATACCGAAGGCGATTCTCCTCGTGGCAAATACACGCAGACATTCTGGATCAGTAAAAACGGACATGAATTGCTGAAGGAAGAAGACAGTTTTAATGGTATGTTCCGCTACAAGGTGAAACTGCCAGGACTGGCACCCAACCCCGCGGAAGCTCTTCGTAACGCCCTCACCCGGCAACCCTGAAAAATTTTCACCGACTCAAATCCTGTTTTTACCGAGGTATGTATGCATTCAACTGAAAAGCGCTGTCCCTGGCCTATGATGGTTATTAGTTTTGTAGCATCAATCCAAAAACAGGTGTACTATGAACAAAGTAGTGGAAATAAAAGCTATCAGACAGGCCACCGAAGAGATCTTCCGGTCGTTTGAAGCTCAGGATTTCAGAAGCTCTGCCGTCCATCTCACGGAGGATTGCGACTATATTACTTTTGACGGAACACACCTGAAAGGAAAAGCAGCTTATATCGAATCGCATGAACAACTCATGAATAATTTTATGTTCAGGGGCGCCAAACTGGAAGGTGAGATAGACCAGATGCGTTTTCTGAACGACCGGACGGCGGTCATGATCGCACATGGAGCCATCCGTTTCCGCTGGCAGAAAAAAGCGCCACAAAGCCGTCAGTCTATCAACACTACCCTGTGGATCAAAAACACAGAAGACCGCTGGCAGATGGCAGCTTTCCATAACTGCAGAATTAAGAAACCAAGCCTGTTCATAAAATGGATCACTAAGATGGCCAGCATAATTAGGGGATGACCTGA
Encoded proteins:
- a CDS encoding SgcJ/EcaC family oxidoreductase; protein product: MNKVVEIKAIRQATEEIFRSFEAQDFRSSAVHLTEDCDYITFDGTHLKGKAAYIESHEQLMNNFMFRGAKLEGEIDQMRFLNDRTAVMIAHGAIRFRWQKKAPQSRQSINTTLWIKNTEDRWQMAAFHNCRIKKPSLFIKWITKMASIIRG